Proteins encoded together in one Oncorhynchus mykiss isolate Arlee chromosome 7, USDA_OmykA_1.1, whole genome shotgun sequence window:
- the LOC110528723 gene encoding striated muscle preferentially expressed protein kinase isoform X5, producing MISWPRLGRRMLGVCGSGIARPVTLVSIPAWPATAWGRLRAAPCLPLWTWEKRTGHSTKTFGRFTHDSETTEDEATEPQVPMETKEGPGGRHQDKAGRRVPAGEGCRMMDSSPDRRATLPGGHDPVVERELMALGSRPPGAQDPTHPGRIPSPSLPQTQTGPSFSPASPQSSQTVSQPTTSLSSHKNSVTSHSTQDPSLGGAVVKNKLPGMFSGASSHTSSSGSSGGKTPKLARAAPKIFDKIKEFEQKVSEVSAGVRSGRSFGRAPSCDLEGVSKEEGTSQPDAAASRRSTFGKKRASSLEDKPSYQQRVQSFQNKFTEELARIKKLVGRPNLKKAYSTEQLPQMERQSVGKLEPIPPQVVKKLEEREKVLEERGLLGKSVEESFSSRKSSQSHEKGLTDQRNVPQREQHDSASASAQPSESKSVGKGSVSMETVLVNQLPGRRSPSSRVTRKSPTREGLWSSPTAVKPPHTAEEQPPVSPTSKRPLADKELEQPPPKMDHPGSPIPTTQRAPPTYPKGPSSPKELEKPLHHRRSPSPRSPSPTMQRGPSPTPAKEPASAYPPKPPRLSPTPISTPSISPLTKRRKGEPGRTSPALKMTIPTILVEDELMEMEEEEAGEKREREKTRRAGKKEGRASKTQKKGKVSGKPWESQPMSSETGDDSDDSYMSADEGPAEKPAFERPLGDTIATAGSEVLLKCVITGSPLPIVTWKKSNILIRSSPSHVVRAEGEQHSLLITQMRSGDAGTYCITAVNAAGKASCNATLYIKSELTQVHGGKPSSLPLVEVTSPLQSDEEYLSPLEEVMEIGEPPSRGVGPQSKYAFFKDPPSFQAALNDHGVTEGQEVTMSVKVRGQPKPMVYWLKDKVTLKTNGRFIVRETEDGSSEMIITSAQRSDAGLYTCKIINEYGTKQSECKLEVKASPAQEALAIIREVRDVAVTAGELAMFECHMTGPLDVEVDWLSNGKLVQPALLNCKMTFNGKRCRLLLNSVHEDDSGTYTCKLSTANEELTSSAQLKVTPSREPLFTRKLDILEVIEGRTARFDCKVSGSPPPIVTWNHFENPVEESENVLLLQEGGRYSLVITHVSSDTEGFYTAVAKNAHGKAESTAELYMQEPRPAISSHMAKLEKMPSIAEEPEVLESEVEQEQRTMPDFVKPLADLEMIEGKEAVLKCKVAGLPYPTIAWYHNGKKIHSTDDRKMTQHRDIHSLVIRCVCHGHGGVYKSVISNKVGKAACYAHLYITGMDGVHPPAITATDIVPDPPDGPPVVESITGKTITLSWKKPKRLDSSIDGSSLMYAVQQQPLGSIQWSIIASNLRETTYTVTGLSKGVRYAFRVLAATAKLLSKPSHSTDLVQLMDRGPYLRKAPIILDKPDIVYVVENQSVSITLTLNHVNAVVTWKRRGVVLLNKPGMFEMSMPDDDQHTLKIQRVKSTDTGQLVCTANNQFGSDLCTILLAMAVRPKFESIMEDLEIHVGETSRFAVVVEGQPDPDILWYKDDTLLSESSHFTFVYDDMECSLVVLNALPEDSGVYTCTAKNLAGQVSCKAELTVHKVRKEVEEPMEDEGSILRKMRRLTDYYDVHKEIGRGAFSYVKRVSEKKGKVEYAAKFVSARAKRKALALREMNLLSELNHEKILYFHDAFEKKNMVVIITELCHEELLDRLTKKTTVMESEIRSSIQQVLEGVSYLHQKDIAHLDIKPENILMAGRHSDKIRICDFGNAVKLGTNEALYCKYGTPEFVAPEIVNQTPVSKATDIWPIGVITYLCLTGVSPFAGENDRCTVLNIRNQNVAFEESMFADLCREAKGFVIKLLVADRLRPNATESLRHPWFKTSIKDKSINTAILKQVLSRRRWQRSLISYKSKMVMRSIPELLNDSSNHISIAVARHLKEGSPPPSSSSDSDEDVDELPFIPMPLSMVFSGSRVSLNEIPGDEDVTGPPSRSNGTVEGAWLTRHREQPIEEVVSKKEAKELGGSRGTRKRVTTEEDGGSSEEEKTAVKTKRVPLKKGSSVEEDDTQTKSRRATMRRGSSADSALLLHIEPEEGAVEEGKEDNGKKSLKKAVSMELPNRSPSPGAAKMSQEDYALKLELMRQRLLRGGNSKSGLRGPLLETLGMDDERRTSSLDRNLRRSRVGAPERSLARAASTECAVEDTTKIKMFQKSSSFSQGDSEPMPLHRQFGAPLEIPTSTSSQSTERRDSAERTQSIERNAQGKDLQEATSISAITEQTRLDSRPYSHVPSSIQPTPVKEDQGAREEKKPEEKKKSKSEETSERDEETERRTKAQERVDRHESKREISQGRSPTVLAPVIVIEEEDTEEDEQKEKQETELKKEEVKAKGCDSPGVTPTGKTSAYANVMQTIVVPSGKPDSSRSQSTPSPTFPEHPAVFAKVATERPTSPTISTSSSMVPDRPTTPRQPTTPLRTDIKDIDSEEVFESRFKKRESSLTRGLRRLTRTKSEEKSPTLPRKTGEGEEVYRPGRLGAPLEMVPQGLQEKSKSVQDLREVERDTGSLGIIGRFSMRTKRTPSIDKKEEKSKETEPVASKRRVSWAIGRSKSLDTTELDNIEARREQEARERKKMEESSVFAMRRKFENKVAGISASLRSKSEERKEEKEAKRRVEEEKSRKDAEEKDFKKVSDSPVLAMRKKFENKVAGISGKVRSQSEDRKEMEEEKPEGKKTPLFSRHRHSQSEGRGLKEMGIPENQLAKQTNKESKVSKESIGSASSLHSEKSKSQKSLTPETDRRSRWDRWGLGRSRKDKTPSQTDLPSAKDEGSSGSLQYSRTSSNFPPVFHIKLRDHVLLEGDPVTLSCLPAGSPHPQISWTKDKRPLEMDNRMSLISCPDGRQLVTIMKTSRRDAGLYECVASNPLASVTSSCTLSLACVPKRPGTPEVPQTYNNTALVLWKPADTKPPCSYSLERKTEGDANWLIIATGVADCYYNVTDLPPGGAFRFRVACVNKAGQGPYSSTSDKVSLDSTVGVSSPAVAIVKTISSPPSHPAPAATTLVTVIPKVKPAVMQPPGKTVSTVSPSSPSLTQTSLTFPAPTTALSPSTPSAPASPAITTPPTEHLVTPTTPLTLPSPPVVKPPPFVLPKPQSPVNVVPPMTQTPPISPPLPLVTPPSTPTKPVMASVPTYTSAATARMAPSPIPAPSFSPQVLQVSSLSPIGEGRGTPVRGTPRDRTTLKPGETALRQGVPQKPYTFLDEKARGRFGVVRECRENATGHVFMAKIIPYDQETKKSILQEYEILKSLHNDKVMTLHEAYVTPRYLVLVAEHCIGKELLHSLIDRFRYSEDDVVCYLVQLLQGLEYLHNRRVLHLDIKPDNVMVTNLNVIKIVDFGSAQNFNPLSLKQYNSGLGTLEYMSPEMVKGDVVGPPADIWSLGVLTYVMLSGRLPFQDKDPQQTETKIQIAKFDPTKLYPNVSQSASMFLKKMLSSYAWARPSTKDCFTHAWLQDSYLMKLRRQTLTFTTTKLKEFLGEHHRRRTDVATKHRVLLRSYSSSASSTTSTAPNLPK from the exons ACTCTGAAACCACAGAGGATGAAGCCACGGAGCCCCAGGTACCCATGGAAACCAAGGAAGGACCTGGCGGGCGGCACCAGGACAAGGCTGGCCGTAGAGTGCCTGCAG GTGAAGGATGTAGGATGATGGACTCCAGCCCTGACCGGAGGGCCACCCTTCCTGGGGGCCATGACCCAGTGGTGGAGAGGGAGCTCATGGCCTTGGGCTCACGACCCCCAGGGGCCCAGGACCCAACACACCCCGGCAG gatcccatctccttctctcccccaaaCCCAAACAGGCCCATCCTTCAGTCCTGCCTCACCCCAGTCCAGTCAAACTGTATCCCAACCCACAACATCTCTCAGCTCCCATAAGAACAGTGTCACCTCACACAGCACCCAAGACCCTTCCCTAGGAGGAGCTGTAGTCAAAAACAAACTCCCAGGGATGTTTTCAGGAGCCTCCTCCCATACTTCAAGCAGCGGCAGCAGTGGTGGCAAGACACCCAAACTGGCCCGCGCCGCACCCAAGATCTTTGACAAGATCAAGGAGTTTGAACAAaaggtgagtgaggtgagtgcGGGGGTCAGATCTGGGCGCTCTTTCGGCCGGGCGCCATCCTGCGATCTGGAGGGGGTCTCCAAAGAGGAGGGGACAAGCCAGCCGGATGCCGCGGCCTCGAGGCGCTCCACGTTCGGAAAGAAGAGGGCCTCGTCTCTGGAGGACAAACCAAGCTACCAGCAGAGGGTCCAGAGCTTCCAGAACAAGTTCACAGAGGAGCTGGCCAGGATCAAGAAGCTGGTGGGGAGGCCCAACCTGAAGAAGGCCTACTCCACCGAGCAGTTGCCCCAGATGGAGAGACAGTCTGTGGGCAAGCTGGAGCCCATTCCCCCTCAGGTGGTCAAGAAgttggaagagagggagaaggtcctggaggagagaggactatTAGGGAAGAGTGTTGAAGAGAGTTTTTCGTCCCGAAAATCATCCCAATCCCATGAGAAGGGTCTGACGGATCAAAGGAATGTTCCTCAACGGGAGCAGCATGATTcagcttcagcttcagctcagcCATCTGAGTCTAAAAGTGTGGGGAAAGGCTCTGTTTCCATGGAGACAGTACTGGTTAACCAGTTACCAGGACGACGATCACCCTCATCAAGAGTCACGCGGAAAAGCCCAACCAG GGAAGGTCTTTGGAGCTCTCCCACAGCGGTGAAGCCTCCACACACGGCCGAGGAACAACCACCTGTATCTCCAACATCCAAAAGGCCTTTGGCTGATAAAGAGCTGGAGCAGCCTCCACCCAAGATGGACCACCCCGGGTCTCCAATTCCTACCACACAAAGAGCACCGCCTACCTACCCCAAAGGGCCTTCCTCTCCTAAAGAGCTTGAGAAACCTCTACACCACCGCAGGTCTCCAAGCCCCAGGTCTCCAAGCCCCACCATGCAGAGAGGACCATCACCGACCCCTGCCAAAGAGCCAGCCTCTGCCTATCCCCCTAAGCCCCCACGGCTGTCGCCCACCCCCATCTCCACCCCTTCCATCAGCCCTCTAACGAAGAGACGGAAGGGAGAGCCGGGGAGAACGTCTCCCGCGCTGAAGATGACCATTCCTACCATCCTGGTGGAGGACGAGCTCATGgaaatggaagaggaggaggccggagagaagagagagagagaaaagacgagAAGAGCAGGGAAGAAGGAGGGCAGGGCTTCCAAGACTCAGAAGAAGGGAAAAGTCTCGGGAAAGCCTTGGGAAAGTCAGCCTATGTCTTCTGAGACAG GAGACGATTCAGATGACTCTTACATGTCGGCAGATGAGGGGCCAGCTGAGAAACCAGCGTTTGAGAGGCCCCTGGGGGACACCATCGCCACTGCTGGCTCTGAGGTCCTGCTCAAATGTGTCATCACTGGCAGCCCCCTCCCAATAG TGACTTGGAAGAAGAGTAACATTCTGATAAGGAGCAGCCCGTCCCATGTGGTCAGGGCTGAGGGGGAGCAGCACTCCCTACTGATAACCCAGATGAGGTCTGGAGACGCTGGGACGTACTGCATCACTGCTGTCAACGCGGCCGGGAAAGCATCCTGCAACGCCACGCTCTACATCAAATCAG AGCTGACCCAGGTGCATGGTGGGAAGCCGAGCAGCTTGCCCCTGGTGGAGGTCACGAGTCCCCTCCAATCAGACGAGGAGTACCTGAGCCCCCTGGAGGAGGTCATGGAGATTGGAGAACCACCCTCACGAGGGGTGGGGCCACAGTCTAAATACGCCTTCTTCAAAGATCCTCCCTCCTTTCAG GCAGCACTGAATGACCACGGGGTGACAGAGGGACAGGAGGTTACCATGTCTGTCAAAGTCAGAGGACAGCCTAAACCTATGGTGTACTG GTTGAAGGACAAAGTGACCCTAAAAACCAATGGAAGATTCATTGTGCGTGAAACAGAGGACGGCAGCAGTGAAATGATCATCACTTCAGCACAGAGATCTGATGCAGGACTCTACACATGCAAGATCATCAACGAATACGGAACCAAGCAGAGCGAATGCAAACTAGAGGTCAAAG CCTCCCCGGCACAGGAAGCCCTGGCCATCATCAGAGAGGTGCGAGACGTGGCGGTGACGGCCGGAGAGTTGGCCATGTTTGAGTGTCACATGACCGGGCCTCTGGATGTGGAGGTAGACTGGTTGTCCAATGGGAAACTGGTTCAGCCGGCACTCCTCAACTGCAAGATGACCTTTAACGGGAAGAG GTGCCGGCTGCTGTTAAACTCAGTACATGAAGACGACAGTGGAACCTACACCTGCAAGCTGAGCACTGCCAACG AGGAGTTAACCTCCAGTGCCCAACTAAAGGTCACTCCCTCCAGGGAGCCCCTGTTCACCCGCAAGCTGGACATCCTGGAGGTCATAGAGGGTCGCACCGCCCGTTTTGACTGCAAGGTCAGCGGGTCCCCACCTCCCATCGTTACCTGGAACCATTTCG AGAACCCGGTGGAGGAGAGTGAGAATGTGCTTCTCCTGCAGGAAGGAGGCCGTTACTCATTGGTCATCACCCACGTCAGCAGCGACACGGAGGGCTTCTACACAGCTGTCGCTAAGAACGCACACGGAAAGGCGGAGTCCACAGCCGAACTCTACATGCAGGAACCGCGGCCCGCTATCTCTTCTCACAT GGCGAAGCTTGAGAAGATGCCTTCCATCGCTGAGGAGCCGGAGGTTCTGGAGAGCGAGGTGGAGCAGGAGCAGAGGACCATGCCTGACTTCGTCAAGCCCCTGGCTGACCTGGAGATGATCGAGGGGAAGGAGGCGGTGCTAAAGTGTAAGGTGGCGGGCCTGCCCTACCCCACCATCGCCTGGTACCACAACGGCAAGAAGATACACAGCACAGACGACAGGAAGATGACCCAGC acAGGGATATCCACAGTCTGGTCATCCGCTGTGTGTGTCACGGCCACGGGGGCGTCTACAAGAGTGTCATCTCCAACAAAGTGGGGAAGGCAGCCTGCTACGCACACCTCTACATCACAGGTATGGATGGGGTCCATCCACCAGCAATCACAGCAACAG ATATTGTTCCTGATCCCCCCGATGGTCCTCCAGTGGTAGAGTCCATAACAGGGAAGACCATAACACTCAGCTGGAAGAAACCAAAGAGGCTTGACTCTTCCATAG ATGGCAGTTCTTTGATGTATGCAGTGCAGCAGCAGCCTCTGGGTTCCATCCAGTGGAGCATCATAGCCTCCAACCTGAGAGAGACCACCTACACAGTCACCGGTCTCTCCAAGGGAGTCCGCTACGCCTTCAGGGTCCTAGCGGCCACCGCCAAGCTCCTCAGCAAACCCTCCCACTCCACTGACCTTGTGCAGCTCATGGATAGAG GTCCCTATCTGAGGAAAGCTCCCATCATACTGGACAAGCCTGACATTGTGTACGTGGTGGAGAACCAGTCCGTGAGCATCACCCTCACCCTTAACCACGTTAATGCTGTGGTCACCtggaagaggaggggagtggtTTTGCTCAACAAGCCAGGGATGTTTGAGATGAGCATGCCAGACGACGACCAACACACCCTAAAGATCCAGAGGGTGAAGAGCACTGACACCGGTCAGCTGGTCTGTACAGCCAACAATCAGTTTGGCAGCGACCTCTGTACCATCCTACTGGCCATGGCAG TGCGTCCTAAATTTGAGTCCATCATGGAGGACTTGGAAATACATGTAGGAGAGACATCTCGCTTTGCTGTGGTTGTCGAGGGACAACCCGATCCTGATATTCTGTGGTACAAG GATGACACTCTGCTGTCAGAGAGCAGTCACTTCACCTTTGTGTACGATGATATGGAGTGTTCCCTGGTGGTGCTGAATGCCCTGCCTGAGGACTCAGGGGTGTACACCTGCACTGCCAAGAACCTGGCTGGGCAAGTCTCCTGCAAGGCTGAGCTCACTGTCCACAAAG TgaggaaggaggtggaggagccCATGGAGGATGAGGGGTCCATTTTGAGGAAGATGCGGAGGCTGACTGATTACTATGATGTACACAAGGAGATAGGACG TGGGGCGTTCTCCTATGTGAAGAGGGTGTCTGAGAAGAAGGGGAAGGTGGAGTACGCGGCCAAGTTCGTGTCTGCGAGGGCCAAGAGGAAGGCCTTGGCCCTGAGAGAGATGAACCTTCTGTCAGAGCTGAACCACGAGAAAATCCTCTACTTCCATGACGCCTTTGAGAAGAAGAACATGGTTGTCATCATCACTGAGCT ATGCCATGAGGAACTTCTGGACCGACTGACCAAGAAGACTACCGTCATGGAGTCCGAG ATCCGGTCCAGTATTCAGCAGGTGCTTGAAGGGGTCAGCTACCTTCACCAGAAAGACATTGCTCATCTTGACATCAAG CCTGAGAACATCCTCATGGCAGGCCGACACAGTGACAAGATCCGCATCTGTGACTTTGGCAATGCCGTCAAGCTGGGGACCAATGAAGCCCTCTACTGCAAGTACGGCACTCCGGAATTTGTTGCTCCGGAGATCGTTAACCAAACGCCGGTCTCCAAGGCAACAGACATCTG GCCTATTGGGGTTATCACGTACCTATG TCTGACTGGTGTGTCTCCTTTTGCTGGGGAGAACGACAGATGCACCGTCCTCAACATCAGGAACCAAAATGTGGCTTTTGAGGAGAGTATGTTTGCTGACCTCTGTAGAGAGGCCAAGGGATTCGTCATCAAACTGCTGGTGGCTGACAGACT GAGACCTAACGCTACAGAGAGCCTTCGCCACCCCTGGTTCAAGACTTCAATAAAAGACAAGAGCATCAACACAGCGATCCTAAAGCAGGTCTTATCTCGAAGACGTTGGCAG CGTTCCCTCATCAGCTACAAATCCAAGATGGTGATGCGCTCCATCCCTGAGCTTCTCAACGACTCGTCCAACCACATCTCCATCGCTGTGGCCCGTCACCTCAAAGAGGGATCGCCcccaccctcctcatcctctgACTCGGACGAAGATGTGGACGAACTCCCCTTCATCCCCATGCCTCTATCTATGGTCTTCTCCGGCTCCAGGGTCTCCCTCAACGAGATACCAGGTGACGAGGACGTCACAGGACCGCCTTCCAGGTCCAATGGGACAGTGGAAGGGGCGTGGTTAACCCGGCACAGGGAACAGCCCATAGAGGAGGTGGTGTCCAAAAAGGAGGCCAAGGAATTAGGAGGAAGCAGAGGAACGAGAAAAAGGGTAACAACCGAGGAAGATGGCGGGTCTTCAGAAGAGGAGAAGACTGCAGTGAAAACGAAGAGAGTCCCCCTGAAGAAGGGCTCGAGTGTGGAGGAGGATGACACTCAGACGAAGTCCCGGAGAGCGACGATGAGGAGGGGCAGTTCAGCTGACTCGGCCCTGCTTCTCCACATTGAGCCAGAGGAGGGAGCCGTGGAGGAGGGCAAAGAAGACAATGGCAAAAAAAGCCTTAAAAAGGCAGTTTCCATGGAGCTACCAAATCGGAGCCCCAGCCCTGGGGCGGCTAAGATGAGCCAGGAGGACTATGCCCTCAAACTGGAGCTGATGAGACAGAGGCTGCTCAGGGGAGGCAACAGCAAAAGCGGCCTGCGAGGTCCCCTGCTGGAGACCCTAGGAATGGACGACGAGAGGCGAACCTCGTCCCTGGACCGAAACTTGAGGAGATCCAGGGTGGGGGCGCCAGAGCGGTCGCTGGCCAGAGCAGCCTCTACCGAATGTGCAGTGGAGGACACAACCAAAATCAAAATGTTCCAGAAGAGTTCTTCTTTCAGTCAGGGAGACTCGGAACCCATGCCCCTACACCGGCAGTTTGGAGCCCCCTTAGAGATCCCCACTAGCACATCTAGCCAGAgcactgagaggagagacagtgctGAAAGGACCCAGAGCATTGAGAGGAACGCACAGGGGAAAGACCTCCAGGAGGCCACTTCCATATCAGCAATTACGGAGCAGACCAGGCTGGATTCCAGACCTTACTCTCATGTGCCCTCCTCCATACAGCCCACCCCAGTCAAAGAGGACCAAGGAGCGAGGGAAGAGAAAAAgccagaggagaagaagaagagcaaGTCTGAGGAAACTTCTGAAAGAGATGAAGAGACGGAGAGAAGGACCAAAGCACAGGAGAGGGTTGATAGACACGAGTCGAAGAGGGAGATTTCCCAGGGCAGGTCTCCTACTGTGTTAGCTCCTGTGATTGTCATAGAGGAGGAGGATACTGAGGAAGATGAACAGAAAGAGAAGCAGGAGACAGAGTTAAAGAAAGAAGAGGTGAAAGCAAAAGGTTGTGATTCTCCAGGGGTTACGCCTACAGGAAAAACGTCTGCGTATGCCAACGTGATGCAAACTATTGTAGTACCATCTGGAAAACCTGACAGCAGCCGATCTCAATCTACACCTAGCCCCACATTTCCTGAACACCCTGCCGTCTTCGCCAAGGTGGCCACTGAACGCCCAACAAGCCCAACCATCTCGACTAGCTCGTCTATGGTCCCAGACCGCCCCACCACCCCACGCCAACCTACCACGCCACTCAGAACAGATATCAAGGACATAGACTCGGAGGAAGTCTTTGAATCCAGGTTCAAGAAGCGTGAGTCATCCCTTACCCGTGGGCTCCGGAGACTTACCAGGACCAAATCAGAAGAGAAGTCCCCGACCCTTCCCCGTAAGACAGGCGAGGGTGAGGAGGTATACCGGCCGGGGCGTCTGGGGGCTCCGTTGGAGATGGTGCCCCAAGGATTGCAAGAGAAGTCCAAGTCCGTCCAGGActtgagggaggtggagagagacacagggtcCCTGGGCATCATTGGACGGTTCTCCATGCGCACCAAGAGGACCCCGTCCATAGATAAAAAGGAGGAGAAGTCAAAGGAGACTGAGCCTGTGGCCAGTAAGCGCAGGGTGTCCTGGGCCATAGGCCGCAGTAAGAGTCTGGACACGACAGAGCTGGACAATATAGAGGCTCGGAGAGAGCAGGAGGCGAGAGAACGCAAAAAGATGGAGGAGTCATCTGTCTTCGCCATGCGGCGGAAGTTCGAGAACAAAGTAGCGGGTATCTCAGCCAGTTTGAGGAGCAAgtcagaggaaaggaaggaggagaaagaggccAAGCGACGCGTGGAGGAAGAGAAAAGTCGTAAAGATGCAGAAGAAAAGGATTTTAAGAAGGTCAGTGATTCCCCCGTCTTGGCGATGAGGAAGAAGTTTGAGAACAAGGTGGCAGGAATTTCTGGGAAAGTCCGAAGCCAGTCAGAGGAtaggaaagagatggaggaagagaagccAGAGGGAAAGAAAACTCCACTGTTTTCCCGTCATCGACATTCCCAGTCCGAGGGAAGAGGTCTCAAAGAGATGGGGATCCCAGAGAATCAGCTAGccaaacagacaaacaaagaaTCCAAAGTGTCCAAGGAATCCATTGGGTCTGCATCAAGCCTTCATTCCGAAAAGTCAAAAAGTCAAAAGTCGCTCA CTCCAGAGACTGACAGGCGGTCGCGGTGGGACAGGTGGGGTCTGGGCAGGAGCAGGAAGGATAAGACCCCCTCTCAGACTGACCTCCCCTCAGCCAAAGATGAGGGGTCATCAGGCAGCCTGCAGTACTCCCGCACTTCCTCTA ACTTCCCTCCTGTGTTCCACATCAAGCTGAGGGACCACGTCTTATTGGAGGGTGACCCTGTCACTCTTAGCTGCCTCCCGGCTGGCAGCCCCCACCCACAAATCAGCTGGACTAAAG ATAAGAGACCACTGGAGATGGACAACAGGATGAGCCTGATCTCCTGTCCAGACGGCAGGCAGCTCGTTACGATCATGAAGACCAGCAGGAGGGACGCAGGGCTCTATGAGTGTGTGGCCAGTAACCCCTTAGCCAGCGTCACCAGCTCCTGCACACTGTCCCTGGCCT GTGTCCCCAAAAGGCCAGGCACCCCGGAGGTTCCCCAGACGTACAACAACACAGCCCTGGTGCTATGGAAACCAGCCGACACCAAGCCCCCCTGTAGCTACTCTCTGGAGAGGAAGACAGAAG GTGATGCCAACTGGCTGATCATAGCGACGGGAGTGGCTGACTGTTACTACAACGTCACAGACCTGCCACCAGGGGGCGCCTTTAGGTTCAGAGTGGCCTGCGTCAACAAGGCTGGACAGGGACCCTACAGCAGCACATCGGACAAAGTCAGCCTGGACTCAACAG TAGGTGTGTCCTCTCCAGCAGTGGCCATTGTGAAGACAatctcctcacctccctcccaccctgCCCCAGCAGCTACCACCTTAGTGACTGTTATCCCAAAGGTCAAACCAGCAGTAATGCAACCTCCTGGTAAAACGGTgtccactgtctctccctcttcaccCTCCCTTACACAGACGTCTCTAACGTTCCCTGCTCCCaccacagctctctctccctctacacctTCGGCTCCCGCCAGCCCTGCCATCACAACCCCTCCAACTGAACACCTGGTCACCCCTACCACCCCTCTAACTCTCCCCTCCCCGCCTGTAGTCAAACCTCCTCCCTTCGTCCTCCCCAAACCCCAGAGTCCTGTCAACGTGGTCCCACCCATGACCCAAACCCcgcccatctctccccctctccctctcgttACACCTCCTTCCACCCCCACCAAGCCCGTCATGGCATCCGTTCCTACCTACACCTCTGCCGCCACTGCCCGTATGGCCCCCAGCCCCATCCCggccccctccttctccccccaagTGCTCCAGGTCAGCAGTCTGAGCCCAATAGGGGAGGGGCGGGGCACCCCTGTTCGAGGGACCCCCAGGGACCGCACCACACTCAAGCCGGGTGAGACAGCTCTACGACAGGGAGTCCCACAGAAGCCCTACACCTTCCTGGATGAGAAAGCCAG AGGGCGGTTCGGTGTGGTTCGGGAGTGTCGAGAGAACGCCACAGGACACGTCTTCATGGCTAAGATCATTCCGTACGACCAGGAGACTAAGAAGTCCATCCTGCAGGAATATGAGATCCTCAAGTCTCTCCACAACGACAAGGTTATGACCCTCCACGAGGCCTACGTCACCCCACGTTACCTGGTACTGGTGGCTGAGCACTGCATTGGCAAGGAGCTGCTCCACagccttatagacag GTTCCGTTACTCGGAGGATGACGTGGTGTGTTACCTGgttcagctccttcagggtttgGAGTACCTCCACAACAGACGCGTCCTCCATCTAGACATCAAGCCTGACAACGTCATGGTCACCAACCTCAATGTCATTAAGATCGTAGACTTTGGCAGCGCGCAGAACTTCAATCCTCTCTCCCTCAAACAATACAACAGCGGCCTGGGCACACTGGAGTATATGT CTCCGGAGATGGTGAAAGGTGATGTGGTCGGCCCTCCAGCTGACATCTGGAGCCTGGGGGTTCTAACCTACGTCAT GCTTAGCGGTAGGCTGCCCTTTCAGGACAAAGACCCACAGCAGACTGAGACCAAAATCCAGATTGCCAAGTTTGACCCGACCAAGCTCTACCCCAACGTGTCCCAAAGTGCCTCGATGTTCCTCAAGAAGATGCTGAGTAGCTATGCCTG GGCCCGTCCGAGCACCAAGGACTGTTTCACCCATGCATGGCTGCAGGACTCGTACCTGATGAAGCTGAGGAGACAGACGCTCACCTTCACCACCACCAAGCTGAAGGAGTTCCTGGGGGAGCACCATCGACGTCGCACCGATGTCGCCACCAAACACAGGGTCCTCCTACGCTCCTACTCC